A section of the Cytophagales bacterium genome encodes:
- a CDS encoding 1-acyl-sn-glycerol-3-phosphate acyltransferase yields the protein MKILKRIFSFWCLIWVSVIYIVIFFFQFVFLQRKKWYPAAHFLNKVWTRIFFSTSFIRTRFVYKFKPDKNSTYVYCPNHSSYLDIPVSTLAIPGYAKYIGKSSLTKVPLFGYMFSRLHISVDRDKQFSRYRSMIKCFYALDRGISVVIFPEGTIPQKGLPKMIPFKDGPFRIAIEKKVPVVPVTMPYNRKILPDDGKYLIKPGRAKVIIHQPIETKGMSLKDIGRLKKEVFEIIEKQLLLSDKKNI from the coding sequence ATGAAAATATTAAAAAGGATTTTTTCCTTCTGGTGCCTGATTTGGGTTTCGGTCATTTATATCGTTATATTTTTTTTCCAATTTGTTTTCTTACAAAGAAAAAAATGGTACCCGGCAGCCCATTTCCTGAATAAGGTCTGGACAAGAATTTTTTTTTCTACTTCATTTATTCGTACCCGGTTCGTTTACAAATTTAAACCTGATAAAAATTCAACATATGTCTATTGCCCTAATCATTCCTCTTACTTAGATATTCCGGTCTCTACCCTGGCGATTCCTGGCTATGCTAAGTATATTGGTAAAAGTTCGCTCACTAAGGTTCCGCTTTTTGGCTATATGTTCTCGCGATTGCATATTTCAGTAGATAGAGATAAACAATTCAGCAGATACAGAAGTATGATCAAATGTTTTTATGCACTTGATCGCGGAATCAGTGTTGTGATTTTTCCTGAAGGTACTATTCCCCAAAAAGGATTACCCAAAATGATCCCATTCAAAGACGGCCCCTTTAGAATTGCTATTGAGAAAAAAGTGCCCGTTGTTCCGGTAACCATGCCATATAACCGGAAGATATTACCAGATGATGGAAAGTATTTGATAAAACCAGGTAGGGCAAAAGTTATCATTCACCAGCCGATAGAAACAAAAGGGATGAGCCTTAAAGATATTGGGAGATTAAAGAAAGAGGTGTTTGAGATTATTGAAAAACAATTACTATTGTCCGATAAAAAAAATATTTAA